One segment of Sulfobacillus thermosulfidooxidans DSM 9293 DNA contains the following:
- a CDS encoding sigma factor-like helix-turn-helix DNA-binding protein encodes MIPIQATVIRRRTCPRVRGWRARVVPMTWWRIHAVVERARTDPDSATWLWHHDRDGVMFEARRVWDASMSHTDWMQEAAMAWWIAVQAFRPGRGAPWFSFWRTTVRRRLASRLKAVHRHKHLVLSQAWSLQAPITPDADDRTTWEDWAADPRATDPVAWLVEQETWQERWMQWADALTPREWTVWLGWVHRRSYAAIAADMGLSVKSVDNALQRALRKIRAVERGRDIG; translated from the coding sequence ATGATTCCCATACAGGCCACTGTGATCCGGCGGCGCACCTGTCCCCGGGTGCGAGGGTGGCGGGCCCGGGTGGTTCCGATGACTTGGTGGCGGATTCATGCCGTTGTGGAACGCGCCCGGACCGATCCGGACAGTGCCACGTGGTTGTGGCACCACGACCGGGACGGCGTGATGTTCGAGGCCCGACGGGTCTGGGATGCCAGCATGAGCCACACGGATTGGATGCAAGAAGCGGCCATGGCGTGGTGGATTGCGGTGCAAGCCTTTCGCCCCGGCCGGGGCGCCCCCTGGTTCAGTTTTTGGCGCACGACGGTGCGCCGCCGATTGGCCTCCCGTCTTAAAGCCGTCCATCGGCACAAACATCTCGTCCTCTCCCAAGCCTGGTCCTTGCAGGCTCCGATCACGCCGGATGCGGATGATCGGACCACGTGGGAAGACTGGGCGGCGGACCCGCGCGCGACGGATCCGGTGGCATGGCTCGTCGAGCAGGAAACCTGGCAGGAACGGTGGATGCAATGGGCGGATGCGTTGACGCCGCGTGAGTGGACGGTTTGGCTCGGCTGGGTGCATCGCCGCTCTTATGCGGCGATCGCCGCGGACATGGGATTATCTGTCAAATCCGTCGATAATGCGTTGCAACGGGCTTTGCGCAAAATTCGGGCGGTCGAACGAGGCCGGGACATTGGATAA
- a CDS encoding type IV secretory system conjugative DNA transfer family protein, which produces MPADSHGSAEWGNPAEWAEVLRQPPTALLCGAFAFADVGWRPVRMPTWPTGHNVLVLGPPRSGKGARFFMPNLLAAPANPYPPNIIVMDPKSEFLATTWWYFQQHGYDVFNIDFTNPAQSTAFEPLFFSGGREALTDADIETLSLAMVPRTPEKEPFWQNMTRTICQVAIGAAAQAPDADEFSSRGPSLLDVMAIVGHLLRDRAIQQAVAKRLADNGWLAASWAMIANIAKSEGNLANNVSADLLARLAPLMRREILQVAAGYHETIPAPEWDLLLRHARRPWIIYIAASPAAYPPIRLALSSLLLVLRRIQASENHLQRPLWLLLDEFANIGQMPEMVEAATILPGLGVSLVMGLQAVGQLEHLYGKGDADALLDAAHLWLAFPGLGPESAKRVSDRAGQTTVYTQSFGTSSSGGQGGSGSSHNLSASGRSLILPDEVSRLGKDQVLAHKSGYNAVILRSVAYYEQIDPAWQHAARIAHPDDPLIALSLADWRDALQQAGCTLRPPPANLKAHALRVLGAAEPDKPANPDQDQGQASPSIDDLDKLFQQGRKEASQ; this is translated from the coding sequence ATGCCCGCTGATTCGCACGGGAGCGCCGAGTGGGGCAATCCCGCCGAATGGGCGGAAGTGCTGCGGCAGCCGCCCACGGCCCTCTTGTGTGGGGCTTTCGCGTTTGCGGACGTGGGCTGGCGGCCCGTGCGAATGCCCACCTGGCCCACGGGCCACAATGTCTTGGTGCTGGGTCCGCCCCGGAGCGGCAAAGGCGCCCGCTTCTTTATGCCGAATTTATTGGCGGCTCCCGCCAATCCGTACCCGCCGAACATTATCGTGATGGATCCGAAGAGTGAATTCCTCGCCACCACGTGGTGGTATTTTCAGCAACACGGTTACGACGTGTTCAATATTGATTTCACCAATCCCGCCCAAAGTACCGCGTTTGAACCCTTATTTTTTAGCGGCGGGCGGGAAGCGCTGACCGACGCGGACATTGAAACGCTGTCTTTGGCGATGGTGCCGCGGACCCCCGAAAAAGAGCCCTTTTGGCAAAACATGACGCGAACGATTTGTCAAGTGGCGATTGGCGCGGCTGCGCAGGCTCCCGATGCGGATGAATTCTCGAGTCGCGGACCGAGTTTACTGGATGTCATGGCGATTGTGGGGCATCTGTTGCGGGATCGGGCCATTCAGCAGGCCGTCGCGAAGCGGCTGGCCGACAATGGCTGGCTGGCGGCGTCTTGGGCCATGATTGCGAATATTGCCAAGTCCGAAGGAAATTTAGCCAACAATGTGTCCGCAGATCTGTTAGCCCGTCTGGCCCCGCTGATGCGCCGCGAGATTCTGCAAGTGGCGGCGGGCTACCACGAAACCATTCCCGCCCCGGAGTGGGATCTGCTCTTGCGTCACGCCAGGCGGCCGTGGATCATCTATATCGCCGCGTCTCCGGCCGCGTACCCGCCCATTCGCCTCGCCCTCTCGTCCCTGCTGTTAGTGTTACGCCGCATTCAAGCGTCGGAAAATCATTTGCAACGCCCCTTGTGGCTATTGCTAGATGAATTCGCGAACATCGGCCAGATGCCCGAGATGGTGGAGGCCGCGACGATTTTGCCGGGCTTAGGCGTATCCCTGGTCATGGGGTTACAAGCCGTAGGGCAATTGGAGCATCTCTATGGCAAAGGGGATGCGGACGCCTTATTGGATGCCGCGCATTTATGGCTCGCTTTTCCGGGCTTAGGGCCAGAATCCGCTAAGCGGGTATCCGACCGCGCCGGCCAAACCACGGTGTACACGCAGTCGTTTGGGACCTCATCGAGCGGCGGTCAAGGCGGTAGCGGTTCCTCCCACAATCTCTCAGCGTCAGGCCGCAGCTTGATCCTGCCGGATGAAGTCTCGCGGCTCGGCAAGGATCAAGTGCTGGCGCATAAGAGCGGCTATAATGCGGTGATCCTCCGCAGCGTCGCCTATTACGAGCAGATTGATCCGGCGTGGCAGCATGCGGCGCGGATCGCCCATCCTGATGATCCGTTGATTGCGCTGTCGCTAGCCGATTGGCGGGATGCTCTCCAGCAGGCGGGCTGTACTTTGCGCCCGCCGCCTGCGAATCTGAAGGCCCACGCCTTGCGGGTGTTGGGGGCGGCGGAACCGGACAAGCCAGCAAACCCAGACCAAGACCAAGGGCAAGCATCCCCATCCATCGATGATCTCGATAAATTATTTCAGCAGGGAAGAAAGGAGGCATCACAATGA
- a CDS encoding toprim domain-containing protein has protein sequence MTNVDTITELRRVPLSDVIKALWPDAEITEKSARYMQYRTPLGKVNIIKNPGQSDGFSWKTGPSADWPGQKVGAINFLLSAGVVHDIREATAWLQSQSLSATALNPSEPQPTNEAKRFKPPPRIRDHLVERRNVTEYLHHHRGISPSVIDFAMRHGDLYAGFGDWYGGYVVFPMRDANGHMTGAIMRWMRDEPPTKFGGQNGPMVPGTQTDKGWWSLGSGPLGVVVEAPIDALSIASVLPDQWDHLITLLASGGSADIPLVAFERITHVLGAQDADGAGERQFNRLAGRLKDKPTGRLKPPQGKDWNECWQTDPDRMRDLWQHVLNRWQHHQTEGRTKDVDRER, from the coding sequence ATGACAAACGTGGACACCATCACCGAATTGCGGCGCGTGCCGCTGAGCGACGTGATCAAGGCATTATGGCCCGATGCGGAAATCACAGAAAAAAGCGCACGGTATATGCAATATCGCACACCTTTGGGTAAAGTGAACATTATCAAAAATCCCGGTCAATCCGATGGCTTTTCGTGGAAAACCGGACCGTCGGCGGATTGGCCGGGGCAAAAGGTCGGAGCGATCAATTTTTTGCTATCAGCCGGAGTAGTCCACGATATTCGAGAAGCTACCGCATGGTTGCAATCCCAATCTCTTTCCGCTACGGCCCTTAATCCTTCTGAACCACAACCCACCAATGAGGCGAAGCGGTTCAAGCCGCCACCTCGAATCCGCGATCATTTGGTGGAACGCCGCAACGTAACCGAATATTTGCACCATCACCGAGGGATAAGCCCCTCGGTGATTGATTTTGCGATGCGGCACGGAGATTTGTACGCAGGCTTTGGCGATTGGTATGGCGGCTATGTGGTATTCCCTATGCGTGATGCTAACGGCCATATGACTGGTGCGATCATGCGCTGGATGCGGGATGAGCCGCCCACAAAGTTTGGGGGTCAAAATGGCCCGATGGTGCCAGGTACGCAAACCGATAAAGGGTGGTGGTCTCTCGGCTCCGGCCCGCTCGGGGTGGTGGTGGAAGCTCCGATTGATGCCTTATCTATCGCCTCCGTGCTTCCCGATCAGTGGGATCACCTCATCACGCTATTAGCCAGCGGCGGATCGGCCGATATTCCGCTGGTAGCTTTTGAGCGCATTACCCATGTGCTGGGAGCTCAGGATGCGGATGGGGCAGGCGAACGACAGTTCAACCGATTAGCCGGGCGCCTAAAAGATAAACCAACAGGCCGCCTGAAACCTCCTCAGGGCAAGGATTGGAACGAGTGCTGGCAAACAGATCCCGACCGTATGCGGGATTTGTGGCAGCACGTGCTGAATCGCTGGCAGCATCATCAAACAGAAGGGAGGACAAAAGATGTTGATCGTGAACGATAA
- the mobF gene encoding MobF family relaxase, producing the protein MLTISKIKNGGAAAKYFEGQTKRDREIDPATGAVRYFADSGEPPGQWIGARAKALGRQAGDIVKAGELQDLLAGQWHGKPLGQAQKQKPHAAGWDLTFSAPKSVSVVWATADAELRQALEEAHKQAVAKAFEYLSHNAGFTRRGKGGTRKERVELIAAEYEHATSRAGDPHLHSHVLVANMAQRDDGTWGTIESHPLYEQRLVAGMLYQSEFARQLAELGFHVVRGRGRGDTFRIEGVPKALQEEWSKRHQQMEQHGATGQSKAAEKAWRKDRPDKGRINRDELFQRWQYEAQTHGWDADHNYDLMNHHPTRPEKAARQLWNEWPRLREKLTRKEATFQTQDLILSLGQAAYGKLGADQVLQMAEAIVSDPNAHGIVRLAADGAWTTAEHLQRERQMMAHITQMAQAKDGAADADHVALAIAETEQKHGFTLSGEQRAAIAALTGASNVATLRGAAGTGKTTILQAVRMAYESSGYRVMGAAIANEAAENMQQEAGIESVSVAKILYQLGGPKEKGEALGRMAYDAYREQTPDGENVPEWDELSAGEKARWLQAPLRSPAESPLLDSRTVLVIDEAAMVDTDQMARLVAHAAQAGTKIIFTGDEKQIQSIGAGGGFAAARQMTQTVGADAQLTQVFRQKQDWQREAGIAVSEGKAAQALEEYARHGQLSWHADEAATARAIIDQWWMDRVQHGGSQLMITATNKHTAMLARTAQQRLRDEGVLGPLVLAHYRNKRGVKELYQGDQIRFRKGDKQIGVINGNIGEVIGMDDRGRLRVRLVNADKVVTFNPQKYRTFELAYASTAHKGQGKTVDRAYYWISPRDKRGIGYVSFSRQREDMHAYASISEFAGAELGDLARRLQISDQKALALDKLNNELNPEH; encoded by the coding sequence ATGTTAACCATATCCAAAATCAAAAATGGCGGCGCCGCTGCCAAATATTTTGAAGGTCAAACGAAGCGGGATCGCGAGATTGATCCCGCCACCGGCGCGGTCCGGTATTTTGCGGACAGCGGTGAACCGCCCGGGCAATGGATCGGGGCGAGAGCAAAGGCACTGGGGCGGCAAGCTGGCGATATTGTGAAGGCTGGTGAGTTGCAAGATCTTCTCGCGGGCCAGTGGCACGGAAAACCCCTAGGCCAAGCGCAAAAGCAAAAGCCGCATGCAGCGGGCTGGGATCTCACATTCTCAGCACCGAAAAGTGTTTCTGTAGTTTGGGCGACGGCCGATGCGGAATTGCGGCAGGCCCTAGAAGAGGCCCACAAACAAGCGGTTGCCAAAGCCTTTGAATATTTATCGCACAATGCGGGTTTCACGCGGCGCGGGAAAGGCGGCACCCGCAAAGAGCGGGTTGAGCTGATAGCGGCCGAATACGAGCACGCGACCAGCCGCGCCGGTGATCCTCACTTGCATTCCCATGTGCTCGTAGCGAACATGGCCCAACGCGACGACGGCACGTGGGGCACCATTGAGTCTCACCCGCTCTATGAGCAGCGATTGGTTGCGGGCATGTTATACCAATCAGAATTCGCACGTCAATTGGCGGAGTTAGGCTTTCACGTGGTCCGCGGGCGGGGGCGGGGGGACACCTTTCGGATTGAGGGCGTGCCCAAGGCTTTGCAGGAAGAATGGAGTAAGCGGCATCAGCAGATGGAGCAACACGGGGCGACGGGCCAATCCAAGGCGGCGGAAAAGGCATGGCGCAAGGACCGGCCGGACAAAGGGCGCATAAATCGGGATGAATTATTCCAGCGCTGGCAGTACGAGGCGCAAACCCACGGATGGGATGCTGATCACAATTATGATCTGATGAATCATCATCCCACGCGGCCGGAAAAGGCTGCACGGCAGTTATGGAATGAATGGCCGCGCTTGCGTGAAAAGTTGACTCGCAAGGAGGCTACCTTTCAGACCCAAGATCTCATCCTATCTCTGGGGCAGGCGGCTTATGGCAAATTGGGCGCGGATCAGGTGTTGCAGATGGCCGAAGCTATTGTGAGCGATCCGAATGCCCACGGCATTGTCCGGTTGGCGGCTGACGGCGCGTGGACAACGGCCGAACACCTCCAGCGGGAGCGCCAAATGATGGCCCACATCACCCAGATGGCGCAGGCGAAAGATGGAGCCGCGGACGCGGATCACGTCGCGCTAGCTATAGCCGAGACCGAGCAAAAGCACGGCTTTACCCTGAGCGGCGAGCAACGAGCGGCGATAGCCGCGTTAACGGGCGCGTCAAACGTTGCCACATTGCGCGGCGCAGCGGGGACCGGTAAAACCACGATTCTGCAAGCGGTGCGGATGGCTTACGAATCATCGGGGTATCGCGTGATGGGGGCGGCGATAGCCAACGAGGCCGCCGAGAATATGCAGCAGGAAGCGGGAATCGAGAGTGTGAGCGTCGCCAAGATATTGTATCAGTTAGGCGGCCCCAAGGAAAAAGGCGAAGCCTTGGGAAGAATGGCCTATGACGCATATCGGGAGCAAACGCCAGATGGCGAAAATGTACCAGAGTGGGATGAATTATCAGCAGGGGAGAAAGCCCGATGGTTACAAGCCCCGCTTCGCTCCCCTGCTGAATCTCCCTTGCTTGATTCTCGCACGGTGCTTGTGATCGATGAGGCGGCAATGGTCGACACGGATCAGATGGCCCGCTTGGTCGCTCATGCTGCCCAAGCGGGGACAAAGATTATTTTTACCGGCGATGAAAAGCAAATCCAAAGTATAGGCGCAGGCGGGGGCTTTGCGGCTGCCCGGCAGATGACCCAAACGGTGGGAGCGGACGCCCAGCTCACACAGGTTTTTCGCCAAAAGCAAGATTGGCAGCGGGAGGCGGGGATCGCGGTATCCGAAGGAAAAGCGGCTCAAGCGCTCGAAGAGTATGCGCGGCACGGACAGCTCTCGTGGCACGCGGATGAAGCGGCCACGGCCCGGGCGATTATCGATCAATGGTGGATGGATCGCGTGCAGCACGGCGGATCGCAGCTGATGATCACAGCCACCAACAAGCATACGGCCATGTTGGCGCGAACAGCACAACAACGGTTACGGGATGAGGGGGTTTTAGGTCCCTTGGTGCTGGCGCATTATCGCAATAAACGGGGTGTGAAAGAGCTGTATCAAGGCGATCAGATTCGCTTTCGGAAGGGCGATAAGCAGATTGGCGTGATTAACGGGAATATCGGGGAAGTGATTGGCATGGATGATCGGGGCCGGTTGCGGGTGCGTCTTGTCAACGCAGATAAAGTCGTGACGTTTAATCCGCAAAAATACCGCACTTTTGAACTGGCTTATGCTTCCACGGCTCACAAAGGACAGGGTAAGACGGTGGATCGAGCGTATTACTGGATTTCTCCACGTGACAAGCGGGGGATTGGGTATGTCTCGTTTAGCCGCCAACGTGAGGACATGCACGCTTATGCCTCAATATCTGAGTTTGCTGGCGCGGAGTTAGGCGATTTGGCACGAAGATTGCAAATATCCGATCAGAAAGCGTTGGCTCTGGATAAGCTGAACAATGAACTGAACCCCGAGCATTAA
- a CDS encoding ribbon-helix-helix protein, CopG family, whose protein sequence is MDEQVTLRLPRLLADRIDRYAEERKLTRSDAMRALLVSGLDREGLHEMIQSLLNEAIQKLTHKVSDQVAQTVLVAAGRSPEDAAAVVRKVVQP, encoded by the coding sequence ATGGATGAGCAGGTAACTTTGCGACTCCCGCGCTTGCTCGCGGATCGCATTGATCGATATGCCGAGGAGCGCAAGCTCACACGATCCGATGCTATGCGTGCGCTCCTGGTTAGTGGATTAGATCGGGAAGGCCTCCATGAGATGATTCAATCCCTCCTCAATGAGGCCATCCAGAAGTTGACGCATAAGGTGAGCGATCAGGTGGCGCAAACCGTGCTGGTGGCCGCGGGCCGCTCGCCGGAGGATGCCGCCGCCGTCGTGAGAAAGGTGGTGCAACCATGA
- a CDS encoding ParM/StbA family protein, translated as MSYIAIDVGHGYTKTLSDTNRTMFPSLIAPAPAMVELGSNDRLPITRINDTDYLVGNAARLYAVPRWSRDKASDPETLAMLLVAAADHGASGPVHLATGLPLSWYGPGREKFQRALEGFGGTVTLPNGTTHRLWFESVLVLPQGAAAAIPIFAKMPMPADEQWLITDVGYRTTDYLVVNRLPSGSIQPRPDLAGSLEIGMHDVAVAIAQHLRGAEGIDVEESEIEGRAELIIGGQRMDLVPTRQTAQARLAGQLAESIKARLGRAFDRLAGIVVCGGGAEPVGNHFRERVAPMTVVIPDEPQWANAQGFLAALHASLHT; from the coding sequence ATGTCCTATATCGCTATCGACGTTGGCCACGGATACACCAAAACGCTATCGGATACCAATCGCACCATGTTCCCGTCCCTCATTGCTCCCGCTCCCGCTATGGTGGAGCTAGGAAGCAACGACCGGCTACCCATTACCCGTATTAACGACACCGATTATCTGGTCGGCAATGCCGCTCGGTTGTACGCGGTCCCCCGGTGGAGCCGCGACAAAGCCTCGGATCCGGAAACCCTCGCGATGCTTTTGGTGGCAGCCGCCGACCATGGTGCGTCCGGCCCAGTCCATTTGGCCACCGGGCTTCCCCTAAGTTGGTACGGCCCGGGCCGTGAAAAGTTCCAGCGGGCTTTAGAAGGCTTTGGTGGCACTGTTACGCTGCCCAATGGCACAACACACCGGCTCTGGTTTGAAAGTGTGCTGGTGCTGCCTCAAGGGGCCGCCGCTGCCATCCCGATTTTTGCCAAGATGCCCATGCCCGCCGATGAACAATGGCTGATTACGGATGTTGGTTATCGTACGACAGATTATTTGGTCGTAAATCGGCTACCCAGTGGGAGCATCCAGCCCCGGCCAGATTTGGCCGGGAGCCTAGAAATTGGGATGCACGATGTAGCTGTTGCCATTGCTCAGCATTTGCGCGGCGCGGAGGGAATTGACGTGGAAGAATCCGAAATTGAGGGCCGTGCGGAACTGATAATAGGCGGACAGCGTATGGATCTGGTGCCCACACGCCAAACAGCGCAAGCGCGGTTAGCTGGGCAGTTGGCTGAGTCCATTAAGGCCCGGCTGGGGCGGGCTTTTGATCGCTTAGCCGGCATTGTGGTCTGTGGTGGGGGGGCCGAGCCCGTGGGCAATCATTTCAGGGAACGGGTTGCCCCGATGACTGTAGTAATCCCTGATGAGCCGCAATGGGCCAATGCACAAGGTTTTCTCGCGGCGTTACACGCGAGTTTGCATACATAA